TTTACCTCATAAGAATGTATCTATAggttgaattttcttttaattattgcaaGTTTGTTATCGATTAGTTTTAGATTAATTATTAgcgtataaagaaatatttgatctATTCTAGTCTATCCAGTCGGATATCTGGATTTTCAATTCGTTAATCTTATATTTAGGTTCATGGCTATTTGACCTGAAGGTTTTGTTTCAAGCACTTCCTGTAATCCTAAACACCAATCTTGTAATCCTAAACCGTGACATGACTTATTATCGTTGAGATCATATTACTCctgtatcaatttttcatatcaGGGTATTTGCAGACTTTCAGGATTTTAGTCATTCCTCAGGGGCCAATAAAATCCGCATCAATATTTCCGAACGACAAACTATTTCGATACTTCAACGCCGTACAGAGAGAATGAAAAGGAAAGCAAGATCTTTGGCAATCTTTGGCGCCGTTCCAATTATTCCGTCAATTTCTCTTCCATCGTTCGAATCATTCCTTTCTATAAAGGAAATAGTGACTGAAGGAAGTAACTCATCAAGATTTTATATCtcatgaatgaaattttataactgaTTTAAattgtgtataaaaataaggTATTCGTTCATTCAGAATAAGATAATCCTTAGAAtgtttaaaagaagaagatatctATAAGAATCCAATTTATTTGATtctgttcataaaaatatgaatttgtataaaaaccCATAGCctgcaaattataataaatagtaacagAAACGAATAGCAAAATATTggcgattatttttaaatattctcaCAGAATCAAAGATTCATTGATATACCATTAAGAAAGAAAGCGAGGTGGAATTCAAAtcttattcgttatattattatgtaaaaaacattttgttttaGCTTATAGTATTAAGTATTGTAGTATTTCTAGTATGAAGGTACCGTTGGAGGAgtcatatttttgtttccatACAATAGTCAGgttaaaatgtatgtatatggaaAAGAATTAGTACCACAGCCTTCCCAAAGAATAAATCGATTTGGAATTAACTACGTTGCCACGTTCCAAATCTTCGCTTTTCCCCTCATGCTCCCCGcaattgaattaaaaacaatttaagtCACTTtgtagaaacaaatataacctataacgtttcTTACGAATcacttttcctattttatcatataaacaTGTACACATTTCTGGCGTGTCTGCACTCATTTAACGTATTATTTAACGTATTAGTCACGTATAATTCTGCACTAATTTGCaaacgaaaaatatgattCAGCGAATAATTCGACCCCCCCCCCCGTACCCACCAAAAGAACTTGTTTGTTCCCGATCTCACCGATTCAATTACAGTGTCTTGTTAAACCAGCCACAATAGAACAATTAAACTCAGCAACCTGAACTATACAACAATCCTCCCAATCTCAAAAAACTGAAAGACTacaatacaaatgaaattcaatttaacaCGATACACAGAATCGGTGTGGAGCACGGCTACGCGCccacttttattcttttcgaaTAACGCCTTTCACACCGGATCTCTCTGCTGAAGTTCATCCTCGCACGCTCGTGCAAAAGGGTAGATTGAAAAAGAGAacttgaaaaacaaaaaaaaagaaaagaaaaaagaggaaaaaattatCACCGCGAAAAATGACGCTGCCTTAAAATCCGTACGAAAGCACGCGCATAAGAGCTTACCCGAATTCCGCAGAATCGAAGTCTTCTACTTCGTCGTACcatgattgaatatgaaaGCGAATCCTCGCGGTGGACGTCGTGTTTCTTACGCTGCACATGTCGAGCACGTGCACGTTCTGCCACACTCCGAATCGTTCTACAAAAGATAGACACCCGGATTGTTAGCATCTGTAATTTTGGGTTTCAAAAACTTCCATAACAATTGGATGATACGaagtggctcacgaaagtattctgACACTCctagaaacattttatgtatatgcagttatacgaaatatttcgaaatgtcATTAATACTATACCAAGACACAGCTCGTTAACAACAAATTGTTCAAATCGATGAAATgacataatgaaattttttttcttcggaTTCCTTTATTCAAATGTTTCTAATTGTATGCTGGTAATTACTCACGTTTATTTTATGGTAGTacttatcattattaatacTAATACTAATCGTCAGAGTGAAAGTTAATGTTGTATCGGTATCGATTATCAATTATTGATCATTAGGTGTAAATAGATGTAAACTGCGTTTCCTTTGAAGTTCTTTAGAAATCTAAGTAACAACTTTTGTCAAATTGATTTTTGTGGCCTGTTTAACCTGTGTTCATGTGATTCCGAATATCTTCTAATTTCCTATTCCACTGTTAGAATTTTTAGTATCTTCCTTATGTCATCGCTTCATATATACCACGGTGCATTTAACGTATTTCTTAGTAGAACCGATTgtagattttcaatttttttttttttttatacggaATTTGGCAGCCATGCCTCAAATTTGAATTCAATACGACCACATGGGGTCGATGAtggttttgtaaatttatagtttattgTTTGTATTCAGTTTGGAATTGCTGGTTATGAGTCAGTTCATAGTTTTCCTGTCAGTTTTTATTTGATTTGCtcttgaatatatattttccggTTTAGTTTGTTGTCTAAACGAAGACCAATATATTTGACAGAGCTTGGTTGCGAGATTTCTGAATTATGAAAGTAGATTTTCGAAATTGGATTTTGTTTTCAGTATAAAAGCAACGTTCGAGTATTATGTTcgagttaaatttaattttgttatcttaACATAATGAAGTAGAAACGTGGTTACAACTGAATCAATTAAATTCCTTAGTCGGATAGATCCATTTGATTCGTTTTGTTTTGCTTTTCCTCTTCGTCATGCGTGCATATTGTATATGTTTTGCTAAAACTATGTTGttcgtcgatattttttcgaaCAAGTATCAATTCACTCAGTGAAAATAGAGGGAAATTTCTgctttattgataaaattccAGTAAAGCTCTATTTtttgtattcaaattttaGATACACGTATAAGTATTAAACGTATGCATACTTCGATCggtgtaaatttcatttccctAAATTCAAGTTAATTTAAAGTTGAACGCGACGATCGTGGAATCCGCAATGGAATACTTAATAATACCAGTAACATCGATAACTTCGATGTTATTTGATGTTTTCCATCTGTTGGAAATATTGTTACGCTAAAAGAATTCATTTGTTGccagaaaatgtaaatacttCAGATTTATGCATCAAAACGccaaaataatcgaataacgTTTGTTAAAAGAAGCTgtgttgaaattttttgttagCAACAGACCTGCAATCCTGGGAATTTGTGAAACCACATAAATAGCTTCATAAATTAATGCGACAAACATACTTAAATATCGGATTATGTATTAgcgtgttaaatattatatgaattaaattacGGGTACTATGACTCTActaatcaattaataataatattcatgttggtaaatattaactttattattaataaatagtattaacataatatcaataatCGCTATTATAAACagtgattaaaaatatatgcggcgtaaatgtattatagaatacatatttcttgCGGGCAGAATTGCTGCCACAAATAAACTACCTTACTTTGGAAATCCGTTAGATCTGGTTCACGTATGACTGACCTCCGGTTTTCAGTCTCATACCCGAGACTGTTTTAATAAAAGGTATTCTGGTCATTGAATTGATAAAAGAGAGCCAACTGCATGACCCACATGCTCCTCGGATTTCAATCTTTCGGATTTTTTCATCCGGAGGCAACTCTACCGGTTTATTCGATGGAATCCTGTTGATAGTTCGCAAGATCTCAATTATAAACTCGCGTTACGCAATCCAGAACGCACCAGAGGGTTTGAATGTCACGTGCCGTGATATATCGAGGGTCAcacttgaatatttttctattatacgaaaaaatcaaagaaaaatgataaaatctttaatttgaagaaattgtgcgcgatatttaaattttcgttatCGAACGTTATTCTTTCACTGTCAAACGTTATTATAGATACAGTAGAAGCTCGATTATCCGAACTAACTTCGTTCAGGATGATCGGATAATCgtatttttcgtataattgAACGACTCGTATTTAACTacattctacgtgaaaaattataatttgttacataTTACAAGTATTATATACGTAAGTTTTATTCATCATTGTTTTCCCAATCCTTGTGAACTGCAAAATctcatatcttttttaaagttAATAGTTTCGCAGGAGTATCATTTGTGGAAATGTCATCCTCTTCAAGATTTCACAAAAGATTTGGTCTTTTAATGCtacaaattgttaatttactaATTCCGCAAATCACTGCTTTTCAGTTACTGTTCAACCACTGCCTAATCGAGTCACTATTTCACGTCTCCTCTGAATTGAAAACGGTACGCTTACGTTTTGATATATTAGCGagcaatataaaaatcaactGACAATATATCGACAATACAGACAATATACTAGCTTGTCTCTCATcgacaaaaatatatgtacaacgTTTACCGATGCAATGTTCAGATAATCGAACTTTCGAATGATCGATGTTCGAATAATGTTCTACTGTACTTACAAAGACTCAAACATATACACAACATATACAcaattaacatataacatataaatataaaacaataacatataaaacaattacatattacatattatattaaacaattacatattataaaaaaaatttttttttttttttttttttgttcaatGAAACAAACCGCTTAATTTCTTACGTTTAGTATTCTTTTCGTAccataattgtttatttatatatgcaaTATTCGCTTTCATATTTCACTTTACcttgttttatttcaagttGATGTTACTCTGATATTATTGtgtttattttacgttttgcGTACTTTGCTTTAAATTGGTTGAATCAATGAGTCTGGATTGATAATGAAAAGCCGATGTTTTAAATTagctatatttttatcgctttAATTGCTGAAATATTTACGCAGAACAGAACTACATAAGCTTTTCAAGTGggcttcctctttcttctttttaatttcattaacgtaTTAGAAACATTTTCGGATAAAAGGAATTCTACGAACTCATGCTTTTTCTAACAGGATATATCTACGCATAATTAGTTTTTTACATGTTTCAATCGGTTTTCCTTTCTAggtaactttatattttccgCGGTGAGCGTAAATAAGAGAATCTGTTTCAATTATATACCGAACGATATAAAACGAtacgtaaaacaaagaaattgtttCCATGCATTACCAGTTAAACGCTTGAAAATTCTGTATACTGAAAAAAGTATAAGAATTATAGCtaaagttaataattttaagtcactttaaaatacattttttgtattgaaaaatatacgaaaggaaaataagatgcttttaaattagtttatgtaatattattctgttaaattatataattgtttccgaaatgaataaaaaaatatgcaaatttatgttaCAGCAACCGAACAAATGATCCCAAGCTTTTAATCGATGATGTATATGTAAAGGAATTGtagagaattaataaataggTAACGAGAACTTACTGTTGCAacccgtcaaatatatttgaaataaattaaataaataataaataaatatagacaATGTCCAAAGTCGCTCGTACAAACGTATTCGCAAAGACAGTGTATAATCGCTCGCAGATAACTCGTAGATATTAATCGATAACTCGTATAACTCGTATAACTGCTtcgctcgcgatcgcgtccgtttatttataggGAGAGtgggaaaattcgaattcgtcTTTATTCGACGGTTGTACGTAGCAGCGACATTGTTTTccccggagtttatttattcttacattacGCGTATCCTAACGATCTTGATACTTCGAGGTAAAACaacaatataatttgaattgtcctctaactcatgtgccgctacatataTTATCAAAGCTCAGACAAATATTTCGAAGGCATCTAAAGCACGTCGATTGTTTCTCGACAAAATCAAACGAGCAATCAAGTGCACCCATCGAAGACAGGCAATAaacgaaatggaatttttcttttataagaACCACTATCGCTTTTTGCGCCTTACTGTAGCAAATTGAAATGAAGTCGAAACAAACTACAAGGgacgaaaaaaaaacagtATGGTGAGGGAGATTCGTaagtaagaagaagaaaaattgaggtaaaaagaagaaacacacTGACATCGATCCGGTTGCAGGCGGAACAATTTCGCGTTCGAACGTATACCCGTggatattgaaaaatgatagGGACGACTAAAGggaatgaaaaatggaatatatcTGTAGGAGTTACTTGCCAACGTCTCTGCACTGATCTTTCTCGAGAAGGTTGCACTGTACTACCCATCGTCTAGCGATATGAGCAAGTTCGTCATCCCAGATCtgtcaaaataaatatcgacatCAGATTCTGACAGGTGTGATCATTAAAGAAAAGTGCATTAACTCTTTATTCGAAATGATCGAAGAAATCCACGATAGTTGTGTAACTGGAGAGAAATTACTGATATTATATGCTGCATCATAATGCGattttgtttgttattaatatatacagaaTAAGTGTAGCTTCAACcgttaattattatgattagACGACGGacttttgtacatttatagggaatgtaaaattgtagaaatgcTTATAATATacggaaatattcgaaatattccaCGTGTagtacttattattatattcagtGGATTTATACTTAGATTCCATTTGTTTAATTaggtttataaaaatacgaatttacataaaaatctaATTGTGGTGAAACATAGATACATCCATTTTCTAGTAcacagataaaatattcataactgAACTCATAATTATGAAgctcaaattaatttaaagagaAGACAGAAATATGAGATACCATTTTTGACTTTCATATAGcacttgtatatttaaaaatcgatcgaaaatcaaatattaaaaaaattctcagCTATTCACTgttctttcgtttaattgaCAGTTTTTATTTGGGTCGTAATAGAAAGTTTTTATAACTCGAGTTTATAAGTTACATTGGGTTTATGCGTATCGAAGTGGAATATACTTTGGTTTATGAAcagatttatgaaataaaacagtcgaAAGGGACTGGTTGGAAATTTTTTCTACTATAGAGAGGgttgaaatttctttacagTTGCCATTCAACATCTGAATGTTATTCATGCCAGTCGTCAGCATGTTCCAACCTTATcccttatttttttatagccACATATATTACGCCTTGGCAAACCAAACTAAATCTTACCAGCTCCATCATGAACTTTGCTGGACGTTGAGGGCCCGGATTTCCTCGCTCCTCGTCCCCGTTCGCCACAGTGTTGCGATAAACGTTGTGCCAATCGAGTATGGTCTCGATATCCTTCTCGTTCAGATCAGTATGCTGAAGGTTCACGCATCTGGCACCATCCGTGTCGTGCTGTGAAAATGATATATCGAACTTTCAATTTACGATAGGACATTAGATGTTTTACTATTAACTTAATATTAagaaagtagaattttatgtttaataaaagaaaaggaatataaagaaaaggtCATTCTCTTTGAtcatttctttcgttatttcttataatcatatttcttccaatatctttgtttattgttgctttatttttaacgattttacgTCATTCGAACATCGTTTAAGTTTGTCAAGCAAACGAGACATTGTTAATTGAATCGCTGCTTTAATCTTCCCGTTCGtttcaaataacttttatacattcaaattgaaattgtcaTTTAAAAGCCCGATTAGTTATACATCTTGGATGTTCGTATTAATAAACGCAAATTATGAACCGAAATTTCTATAACTGGTATAGCAATAGTACAAGAATAGTGCAGATATCATACATATTGTATGAAGATTctatcatattactatattttagGTACACCGATGATTTATTATACCTATCACGAAGATTACGGTTTTAGAATACGATTTTTATTGCttgatataatattagaagatttccattttctatttccattttccatattaaaatttctgaaaCGTGCACAAAAATTGATCAATTGGTACGATCAATTATTATCAGGGATACACAAATGTATTTGGTTTAGGTCGAAtagttggaataaaattaaaatgtcaaTAGCCTTCTTTTTATATGGATTCATAGTTCCTTCGAACTGGCGCTATCGATTTGCGAATTTCGTACTCAATAAAAATAGCCTCTTTAAGCTTTTCATACGAAGTGCTATCGAATTTAGTGGGAGGGTACTCGAAGCAGATACTTTCTTTAGACAGAGCTTTGACGTGATGCTTCATCTAATTCGCTTTGATGTATAGCAGAGGAAGAAGCATTTTTTATGTCTATCACAGACCCACAGGGGTATTCTACTTTTTTAGAAGCAGGCTATGAAATTCACTCTGTCAGTCTTGATTTTCGTTCTACGCGTTCTTTGTGTGGTTGTTTTATGCGCGtaaaatacatacatgtgTGATATCCTAGCTACATTAATTCATCaagtatatacgtatatattatttcatatttttgtacggacaatatataaaattttatagtctatatattctatattctgcGATACATTTCTACTTTAAGTAATAAAGACacttatttaagaaaaaaaaagaagacagaatataatatagaaaaagatattaaccGTCGATTCAGAAAAAGCGAGTAATTCAAAAAGTTTCAAGATCGACGTAAAAAATCGTTCTAAGAGTTTtctacataattattttcaggagaaataaaaattttaatataggGGCGATTTTTTGCCATGTCGAAAAGTTTGATCTGATACTGCTTCTAAAATACTTTTCCAATAAAGcattctattttatacaatcGTATGATAGCGTAAAAGTATTGTTATCAAAGGAAACGATATCACGACGTTGCTTTAATTCTCTATCTTACGTAATTCCATCGATTGCAAATGGGTTCTGAGACAGTTGCTCGAACGAACATTTGCATGTTGCAACGAACGAAAAACATAACTTTTCATTGGAAACTGAAGAGCAATGAAATCTTAATTCGACTGCAATTTAAAGTGACTCAAGTAGTACCTTCAGCTAGAGAGCTAACGATGGCATTGATAACATTGTACTTGAAGCAAAATTGGGAACTAATTTTAACAAGCTATGCTATAGAtcatagataaataattttcagaaattattcgattatacCTGCTTGCATTTATACGTGCATTCGTACCTGTAACAGTTCTCATATGTTTAAATGCAggtgaatttaataaataggaGGCAATTCTGTACGTTGcaataaatactaaatttatttttaataaataataaatttaattcgattctgAACGATTACTATTCTGTATCTCGATGTGTGAAATGATAAATAAGACGGCTATTTAATACTCTAACGCTCTAAAGAATCTAAAGTAATGACGATATTTCAACTAATCGAAACAAAACGGATTAATGATAACGCGTTGGTTGTTGCGGCATCGGGGaacttagaaaataattggatgaaaaatatcacagagaattttaaaactgcCACGAAAGCTCGGATTAAAGGGAAATTAGCGATAACGACAGAGAGCGATCGACCTAATGGCATTTAATCGAAAGGTTTCTTCTCACCTGCCTCCTGCATTAACGTTGATCGAACGAATAGAGAAAAAGCCTCTATCACGCTATCAGTTTTCACCATTCTAAATGTCCAGCTTGTAATCTTTCATTCTGACGaatgtgtaaataaatttcgtactttaattttctgttaataATACGATCTACTATATTTTTGGATTGTCTGTGCCGGCCGAAAGTTCACGtaaaaacattattatacataacatATTGTTCATTCATATAGAGGATGTTTCACGCAACCAGCTCAGGCTATGGAATTAAAACGATGGAAcgtagaaagaagaagaaacaagtgTTTTCTTTTAAAGTGCAGATGTTTTACAAAGTTCGAGTTAAcccatatttttttaactgtatatcttttaaataaaaataaataaataattgacgAGCTTTTCTTCTCCCACCAAAAATGTTAAAGTCTTTGGAAAGTCTTTGGATATTCGAATGATATATAcactttaatttcaatttttgcaaAACGAGGAGAACGCAAAGCCATActttatacttatattactttttctaCATTACAAATTTCCGGATACGTGTACATTtctgatatatattttcttgctTAAAAGTTGctattcaatgaaatttatcatcCCTTTCAATTACAACAATGTCTCTAATTACACAATATATTGCATGCTATCTAGCAAACGCGTTCATAATCGGAAACAGTCAGAAAGTATTGATGAGCACGTAAACTGAAATCTGTATTcgatatatcaatatttcaaaagctCGATTTCAACGGTACGAGCATAAGCGTAATTTATGTACGAGGTGTACCTAAATCACTctaactaaaatattaaatatgacaGCAAAATGTAGTATTCGAATGCACATTGGTATTAAGAGCCTTCATAGAGATGTATCATAATAGTATTTcgtacgataaatattaaatattaatcgcttttatatttttacaaatacatgTATGTGATACGTAATTGTAATTGCATATGGCCAATATGGTTGAATTTTGGGGAGAAAAGTCCAACAAACGCTAAAATAGAGAGTTAACGTGATTGGTACAAATAACGTTAAGGAACAGCGGCATCGTTATTCGAAATTCCATGGCCCGCAATTTGACACGCACACACTGATAGCCATCGTTAATGCAGTATCCACCCTTTACCACCAGCttattttcgatatatcgCGTTCTCGACATCGTTATTTCctcgtttcataaatttaaacCGGTAGAAATTTCGCACTGGCCAAGCAACGTCGACACTCCTTGTCGCGCTTTACTCTGAACGTGcatatgaaataattgaatatgcGTATGAAATGGTAATTCGTTTTTCGAAAAGCGAATTTTACGATCGATGTAACGATCGTTTAATCTCGTTCTCTGCTGACATAAATTAGCTACCAGATTTTAAGAAAAGTCAGAAATCAATTTGGAAACAAGTAAGTACGTCGAAAATTATggagtaaattatttttttattacgtgtaaattattatttattccgTGACATTTTCCGTATACAATAATGGGCGAAACTGAACGTGCactctttaaaataaaataacttttttaaaataggaTCAAACGACCTGAGTTTGTTTCTTGAGAATTAGATGAATTAGTTTAATAGTAGACGTGCAAAaagtttttgtaaaaattgcaattgaacgaaatcgcgaagaaaatagtaaaactCGCTTTTCATAACGTCTTTATCTGAGTCTGTCATGAAATTTTAACCAATACGtttaattataagtatattacgaatatttcgtttaaacgcAATTCGatccaaaacaaaattttcgtcACTTTCAGCTTAAAATCTATAGATTCTTTCATCGTTATATCTTTACTGCAGACTCAGATAAAAAGGTTGTAAAAGcgatttttactttcttctatCGGTTCCGGCCAGTTTGcgatttatataaaacttttttacGCGTCATCTAGTAAACTGATTCTTCTTACTtctcaaaaaagaa
This DNA window, taken from Bombus pyrosoma isolate SC7728 linkage group LG6, ASM1482585v1, whole genome shotgun sequence, encodes the following:
- the LOC122568372 gene encoding venom allergen 3-like isoform X2, which gives rise to MTGHISFCFLLFLTGCYDCILPRTISSFSVGHKDNPYCRICANHTMCQFPHDTDGARCVNLQHTDLNEKDIETILDWHNVYRNTVANGDEERGNPGPQRPAKFMMELIWDDELAHIARRWVVQCNLLEKDQCRDVERFGVWQNVHVLDMCSVRNTTSTARIRFHIQSWYDEVEDFDSAEFGKQ